Sequence from the Deinococcus sedimenti genome:
CGGCATGAACGCCGGGAATGGATGGGGTCCGGGTCACTGGAGCACCGCCATGAACGTGGGAAGGAGGAGATTGGCACTGAGGATGCCGCCGGCGAAGAACGAGACGGTGGCGATCAGGGAGGGGCTTTGCAGGGTGGACAGACCAGTGATCGCGTGTCCGGAGGTGCAGCCGCCCCCGTACCGGGTGCCGAAGCCCACCAGCAGGCCCGAGACGGCCAGGAGCAACCACACGCCGGGGTTGGACAGGTCGCTCAACTCGGTGGGCATCAGGCCGGGGCGCACCTGCACGCCCAGGTCCTGGATGGACTGAACGCCAGCGGCACTCAGGCGGGTGGGGTCCGGATTGCCCAGCAGGACCCCGGCGACGATCCCACCCAGGATCAGTCCGCCCGCGAACATCAGGTTCCAGCGTTCCTTTCGCCAGTCGTAGCGGAAGAACGCGGGTTTGGCGGCGTCAGGCAGCAGGATGGCGCAGGCGTGCCGCAGGTTGGCGGAAATCCCGAAACCCTTGTTGCCCAGCCACAGCAGCAGCGGTACGGTCAGGCCGATCAGGGGCCCGCCGACATACCAGGGCCAGGGTGAGCGGAGAAGTTCAAGCAGTTCAGTCATGGGAACAGACCTCGGAGAAGAAAGAGCCGCGAAGAAGGTCGCGTCCAGAAGGGGCGTGCAGGGAGGGCCTCAGTGCCGCACGTGCACTTCAGCGGCGGGCGCCGGGTTCAGCACCTTCGGCACGTTGGTGGCCAGGACATACACACCCATCACGACCAGGAAGGCCGCGAAGCCCCGCTTCAGGCTGTCATTGGAGATGTTCTTGCCCACCCGCGCGCCCAGCAGGCTGCCCAGGATGCCGATGACGGTGAAGATCGCAATCAGGCTCCAGTTCACGGACAGGTTGTGCTCGGCCAGGACGTTCACGTACTTGGCGAAGCCAACGAAGCTCTTAGCGGCGATGATCAGCAGACTCGTGCCCACCGCCAGACTCATGGGCAGGCCGCCCAGCAGCACGAGCGCAGGGATGATCAGGAACCCGCCGCCGACCCCCACCAGTCCGGTCAGCACCCCGACACCCAGACCCTCGGCGCCGATCTTGACGGGCGAGCGCGTGTGGGCCGACTGGCCTTCCGGCTGGGCCTTCGCAGGCCGGAACATCATCACGGCCGCCAGCAGCATCACCGCCGCGAACAGCAGCAGCTGCGCCACGCCGCTCAGATACACGCTCAGGGCCGCGCCCAGGAACGTGCCCACCACGCCGGGCACCCCGAACCACAGGACGGAGCGCCAGTCGATCTGCCGTTTCAGCGCGTACGGGACAGCTCCCACCAGGCTGATCCCGCCCACGATGGCGAGCGACTCGGCAATGGCCAGCTTCTCCGGCTCACCCACGAGGTAGACCAGCACCGGCACGGTCAGGATGGAGCCACCCGAGCCCAGCAAGCCGAGGCTCAGCCCGATCAGGGCCGCGCCGATCCAGGCGAGGATCATGGCTGATCGCCCTGGGTGAGGGCACGGCCCTCACGCCTCCAGGCGGCGGTGCCTCCGGAGAGGTTCATCAGTCCGGTCTTGCCCTGGGCGGCGAGGTAGGCGGCCGCCTGGGAGGAGCGGTGCCCGCTGGCGCAGATCAGCACGGTATCCGGCCCGATGTCGTCCTCGCGGCCGACGAGTTCACTGAGGGGGAGGTTCGCGGCCCCGGGGATGTGTCCAGCGGCGTATTCCTCGCGCTCGCGTACGTCAATCAGCCCAGCACCGTGACGCGTCTTGCCTTCGAGTTCAGTCGTGAAAATGTCTTGGTAGGTCATGTTCAGCTCCTTTCAACAGCAGCGGAGGCGGCGCCCTTCGGGCCGCCTCCGCCCGGTGAGGGTCAGGTGTTTTGCGTCTTCGCCCAGGCGTCGTAGCCCCCGGCGAGTTCCAGAACGTCGAAGCCTTCGGCACGGAGCAGGCTGGCCGCGGCGGCGCTGCGGGCGCCGCCCTGGCAGTGCACGATGATCTCGCGGTCGCGCGGCAGGGTGTCCAGGCGCCAGGGGAGCCGGCCGGCGTGCAGTTGCCGCGCGCCAGGGAGGTGGCCGGCCTCGTATTCGGTTTTCGCCCGAACGTCCAGAATCAGTGCGTCCGGGTGAGATTCCAGTTCGGTGACGGGGATGGGCTGAGCGGGGGCGGTGTCCAGCCCTTCAGGGCTGGGGATGAAGCCCGTGACGTGGTCCAGGCCGACCATCCACAGCCTGCGGCGCAGGTCCTCGGCGCGGTCGGCCGGGGCGAGCAGGATCAGTTCGCGCTCCGGAGCCAGCAGCCAGCCCGACCACGTCTCCAGCGTGCCGCCGTCGGGGATGTTCACACTACCCACGGGGGCGGCGGCGTGGTGGTTCTCTTTCGCGCGGGTGTCGATCAGCCGGGCACCGGAAGCGATCTTGGCTTTCACGGCCTCAGCGCTCAGTTCGGCCAGTGGCTGCACTTCACCCAGCAGGGCAGGCCCGTCCCTGTTCTCGGTCTTCATGCGCCCGTAGTAGAGCGGCGCGTCAGGCTGACCAGAGAGCAGTTCGCGCGTGAAACCGTCCTCGTTGCCCTGTTCGACCAGCCGGCCCCACCAGCTCAGGGCCCGTTCGTAGCCGACCGTTGTGGCGGGCACAGCGCCCAGCGCCTTGCCGCAGGCACTTCCCGAACCGTGGCCGGGCCAGACCTGCACGTAGTCGGGCAGCGTGAGGAACTTGTCGCGCAGCGAGGCGAACATCTGCCGCGCGCCGGTGAAGCGGGTGTCCTGTCCGCCAGCGGCCTCGTCGAGCAGGTCGGGGCGTCCCAGGTCGCCCACGAACACGAAGTCGCCGGTCAGGATCATGCTGGGCGCATCCCCCCGGGGGGTATCCGTGACCAGGAAGCTCAGGTGCTCTGGGGTGTGGCCGGGCGTGTGGACGGCCTGGATACGGACGTTGCCCACCATGAAGCGGTCGCCGTCATGCAGTTTGACCTGATTGCCGTCGTCGTAGGTGTACTGCCAGCCTTCGCCGCCCTCGCCGGAGAGCAGCAGTTTCGCGCCTGTGGCCCGAGCGAGTTCGCGGCTGCCGGAGAGGTAGTCGGCGTGGATGTGCGTCTCGGTGACGTGAGTGACGCGCAGCTTCTGGCGCCTGGCCTCGTCGAGGTACTGGGCGATATCGCGGACGGGATCCACGACGAGGCATTCGCCGGTCTTCTGGCAACCGAGCATGTAGGAGGCCTGGGCGAGGTCTGTGTCGTAGAAGCGTTTGAAGTACATGCCAGGATCGTATACCCCCTCCCCCTATATTGTCAAATACCCAGGGGGGTATACTATCGGCATGACTGCGCCCCTGCCCATCAGTGACCGTGAAGCCGAGAAAACGAAAATCCTCAACCGTCTGCGCCGACTGGAAGGCCAGATCCGCGGCATTCAGAAGATGGTGGAGGAAGAAAAAGGCTGTGTGGAGGTCATGAGTCTGTACGCCAGTGCCAAAAGTGCCCTTGAAGCCACGGGAGACGTGATTCTCGAAACCTACGTCGAGCAGTGCCAGGCCCGGGGCGAGAAGCCCGCGGACCTTGTCCGGCTCCTCAAACTCGCCCGGTGAGAGACATTCTCAGCGTCCTAGAACTTCGTGCTTTACCCATACTGCGAACTATCAGCCCCAGCACGAGTGCAGCCGACGGCAGAACGGTCACAAGAGTTGCATGAAGTTCGCGGTCAACACGACAAGGCGAACAGCTTTGCCTCCCACGCCAGATTTTTTCTATGCGCTCAGGCTCGTGCTTGAAGTCGACCAGTACGGCATTCAGATACTTAACGGGTGTTTTCGGGCGAATGTGGTTACTACCCGAGGAGGGGGCGACGCCGCTGAATCAGCTTCCGCCCCCTCCTCCGCTCTGTGCGGTCGGCCCGCCATCGTCCTGGCGCTCACGTGGCGGGCGCGGACGTCAGCCGGACGCGGTTGAGCATCAGGGCGTTCACGGTGACGATCACGGTGCTGGCGCTCATCAGCAGCGCCGCCCACTCCGGGCGAAGCAGGATGCCGTACGCGGGGTACAGGACGCCCGCCGCGAAGGGGATGGCCAGCAGGTTGTAGATCGCGGCCCAGAAGAGGTTCTGCTTGATCTTGCCGCGCACCTGCCGCGCCAGGCTGATGCTGCCGGCCACGTCCGCAGGGTTGCTGCGGACCAGCACGACGTCGGCCGTTTCGACGGCCACATCCGTCCCGGCGCCGATGGCCACGCCGACGTCCGCCTGCGCGAGGGCCGGGGCGTCGTTCACGCCGTCCCCGACCATCGCGACCGTCCGGCCCTGGGCCTGCAACTCGGTGATCTTCGCGGCCTTGTCACCCGGGAGCACGTCCGCCAGCACCGTGTCCATGCCCAGTTGCCGGGCCACGGCCTCGGCCGTATGGCGGTTGTCGCCCGTCAGCATCACCGTTTTCACGTTCAGGGCGTGCAGCGCGGAGACCGCCTGACGCGCCGAGGCCCGGATGGTGTCCGCCACGGCCACCACGCCCAGCGCCCGCCCGTCCGCGGCGACGTACATGGCCGTTTTCCCGTCCGCCGCCAGGCGGTCCACGTCACCGGGCAGGCTCCCCAGCGCGACGCCCTCCCGGTCCATCAGCTTGCGGTTCCCGATCAGGACCTGCCGGCCCTCGACCGTGGCCTGCACACCGTGCCCGGGAACGCTGTCAAAGGCGTCAGGGGGCACCACCTCCACGCCCCGGTCCTGCGCACCCTTCACGATCGCTTCGGCCAACGGGTGCTGCGACGGCTGGTCCGCGGACGCCGCCAGGCGCAGCAGGTCCGTCTCGCTCGTTCCAGCGGCAGGAATGAGGTCCGTCAGGGCCGGTTTACCCTCGGTCAAGGTGCCGGTCTTGTCGAACACGACGGTGTCCACGCCTGCGGTCGCTTCCAGGGCCGTGGCGTTCTTGAACAGCACGCCCTCCCGCGCGCCCCGGCCGACGCCGACCGTGATGGCCGTCGGGGTGGCCAGCGCCAGCGCGTCCGGGCAGGCGATCACGATGGCGGACACCGCGGCCGTGAGCGCGAACACCACGCCCTGCCCGCCCAGGAAGAACCAGGCGACGAAGGCCAGCAGGCCGCTGCCCAGCGCCACGAAGACCAGGTACTTCCCCGCCTGATCGGCCAGCCGCTGCGCGGGGGCCTTGCTGGCCTGCGCGTTCTGCACCATCTGCACGATGCGCGACAGGGCCGTGTCGGCCCCGACCGCGGTCGCCCGGAACTGGAAGGCCCCGTTCTGGTTCACGGTGCCGCCCGTGACTTTCGCCCCGGCGGTCTTGGCCACCGGGATGGGCTCACCGGTGATCATGCTCTCGTCCACGTAACTGCTGCCGCCTGTGACTTCACCGTCCACGGGCACGCGGTCGCCGGGCCGCACGGCCAGCAGGTTGCCGACCACCACCTGCTCGAGGGGCACGTCCACTTCCTGCCCGTCACGGACCACGCGGGCGGTGCTGGGCGCCAGGTTCAGCAGCGCCTCCACGGCCCGCCCGGTGGCGAAGCGTGAACGCATCTCCAGCCAGTGGCCCAGCAACGAGAGGGTCGTGAGCATCGCGGCCGCTTCGAAGAACACGTCCGCGCCGCGCAGCGCGAACGTCGCGTACACACTGAACGTCCAGCTCACCAGGATGCCCGTGGCAATGAGGGTCATCATGTTCGCCTCGCCGCGCCTCAGGGCGCGCCAGGCGGCGGAGATGAACGGCCAGCCGCCCCACCAGACCACTGGGGTGGACAGCAGCAGCCCGAACCACGCCATCGAGAGTCCAAAGGGGGGCATGGCCGTGAAGCCGAAGGTCTCACCGATCGGGGAGTACAGCACCACCGGCACGGTCAGCACCACGCTGACCACGAAGCGGCGCAGCATGCCCTGCACCATGTGCTCGCCGTGCCCGGCGTGCTCGTCAGACCCCATGGACGCGTGCGCGGCGTGATCGTGATGGTCGTGCGCACCCGGCGGAGGCGGGTTTTCATGCGGCGTGGCCGCATGCGCATGCCCGTGGGCGTCAGCGGGCGCGTGGTGTTCGTGGCCCACGCTGGGCTGGCCCGGTTGTGCGGCCGACGGGGCGGCGTCCTGGCAGGCGCAGTCGTAGCCGGCCGCGTGCAGGTGGCGCTGGAGGTCCGCGCCCGTCACGCGGCGTGGGTCGTAGCCGAGGTGCGCGGCGGCGCGGGTGCGGTCCACGTGCACGGACGTCACCCCGGGCAGCTGGGTCAGCGCGCGTTCCAGGTCGGCGAGATCCGAACCGCCGTGGCAGTTGCGGAGGTTCACTTCCAGGACGGCGGGCGTGTGCGGGTGGGCGTGCGCGTGGTGGTCAGGCGTCGTCATACCAGTCTCCTGTGCAGGTCGCGTGGGGGCCGGCCTGGCCCCCAGCAGGTCTCCGGGATCGGTGCGGGCGGCCCCGGTCAGCGGGCGGCGAGGACGTCCATCAGCTCGTCGACCAGGTCCGTGGCGTCCCCGCGGGCGGCGGCGGTGGTGACGTGCGCGTGCAGGTGACCGCGCAGGACGACGGTGGCCGCGCCGTTCAGGGCGCCCTGGACCGCTTTGAGTTGCTGCAGGACGTCCAGGCAGTACACGTCCGGGTCTTCGAGGGCGCGGCGGATGCTGTCGAGGTGGCCGCGGGCGATGGCGAGGCGGCGCGCGGCCTGCTTGCGGGTGTCCTCTGGCATGCACAGGTGCGCCGGGTCCGTGTGCCCCGGACGTGCGGGGTTGGCGCCCTCGGCGGGCCGCGTGGGGGTCACTTCGGGTGGGTGACCTGGGCGCCGTAGCCTTCGTCGAGCACGGCGGCGATGAGCGCGTCGGGCTGGGCGGTGCCGTGGACGGTGGCGGTGCCGGCGCTGAGGTTCACGTGGGCGTCGGTGACGCCGGGTACGGCGCGCAGGGCGTGGGTGACGCTGGTCTGGCAGTGCCCGCAGGTCATGCCGGTGATGGTCAGTTCGGTCTGGGTCATGGGTGGTCCTCCTGAGTGCACGGTATACCCTCCCCCCGGGGGTGTCAAGGTGGAGCGGATGGAATGACGTGTCACAAGTCAGCATGAGTGACCCTCTTGCCGACCCTGCCCGGGTGGATGTATGCTGAGACGATCAATGATCCCCCCCAGGGGGGTAAGGAGCGAAGATGACGCACACCATCGAACTGGGCGTACAGGGCATGACCTGCGCGAGTTGCGTGGGCCGGGTCGAACGCGGCCTGAAAAAAGTCGACGGCGTAGAAGACGCCACCGTCAACCTCGCCACCGAACGCGCCACCGTCACGTACGACCCGACCGTCACCACCCCCCAGGCGCTGCTCGACAAGGTCAAGGCCGTCGGCTACGAGCCGGTCCTGAGTCACGTCGACCTGGGCGTGCAGGGCATGACCTGCGCCAACTGCGTCGGCCGCGTCGAACGGGCCCTGAAGAAAGTGGATGGGGTGCTCGGCGCCACCGTCAACCTCGCCACCGAGCGCGCCAGTATCGAGTACCTGCCCGCCAGCGTGAGCCCCGGGCAACTCAAGGCCGCCATCCGCCAAGCGGGCTACGAGGTGCTCGAAGCGCAGGCCGGCGTGAGCCGCGAGGATCAGGAGCGTGAGGCGCGCGCCCAGGAAGTGGCGCACCTGCGCCGCCAGGTGCTGTTCAGTGCGGTCTTCGCCGTGCCGCTCCTGCTGCTGGCCATGATTCCCATGATGGTGCCTGGAGCCGAAGACTGGCTGATGGGCACCTTCGGTCACCGCGTGATGGGCACGCTGAACTGGGTGATGCTGGCCCTGGCCCTCCCCATCCAGTTCGGGCCGGGCCGGCGCTTCTACCGCCTGGGCTGGAAGAGTCTGCGCGCCCTGTCCCCGGACATGAACGCCCTGGTGATGATCGGCACGACCGCCGCCTTCGGGTACTCCCTGATCGCCACGGTCGCGCCCGGCATCTTCCCCGAAGGCACCGCGCACGTGTACTACGAAGCCTCCGGCGTGGTCATCACCCTCATCCTGCTGGGCAAGTACTTCGAAGCACTCGCCAAAGGCCGCTCCAGTGAAGCCATGAAAACTCTCCTCTCCCTGCAGGCGAAAACCGCCCGGGTGATCCGCAACGGACAGGAGCTCGAAGTGCCCACGGATGAGGTGCTCGTCGGCGACGTGATCGCCGTCCGCCCGGGCGAGAAGATTCCCGTGGACGGACAGGTGCTCAGCGGCGCCTCCTTCGTCGATGAGAGCATGATCACCGGGGAGCCCGTGCCGGTGGGCAAGCAGGCGGGCGCGCCCGTGGTGGGCGGCACGATTAACCAGAACGGCGCGCTTACCGTTCAGGCCACGAAGATCGGTGCGGACACCGCGCTGGCGCAGATCATCAAACTCGTGGAAACCGCGCAGGGCAGCAAGCCGCCCATCCAGGGCCTCGCGGACCGGGTGGTGGCGGTCTTCGTGCCGGTCGTGCTGGGCATCGCGGCCCTGACCTTCGTGCTGTGGCTGATCTTCGGCGGGCCGGGCGCCCTGAGCTTCGCGCTGATCACGACGGTCGCCGTGCTGATCATCGCCTGCCCGTGCGCGATGGGCCTGGCCACGCCCACGAGCATCATGGTCGGCACCGGCAAAGCCGCGGAGCTCGGCGTGCTGTTCAAAGGCGGCGGCGCGCTCGAAGGGCTGCAGGACGTGCAGGTGATCGCCCTGGACAAGACCGGCACGCTGACCAAGGGCAAACCGGAACTCACGGACCTGGTGCCGACCGGCGGCTTTGACCGTGCGGGCGTGCTGCGCCTGGTCGCGGCGGCCGAGGCGCAGAGTGAACACCCCATCGCCCGCGCCATCGTGGACGCCGCGAGGGCGGAAGGGGCCGCCCTGGCGCACCCCGAGCACTTCGAAGCGGTCCCCGGCTACGGGCTGGAAGCGCGCGTCGGTGGCCAGCTCGTGCAGGTCGGCGCGGACCGGTACATGACCCGGCTGGGCCTGGACCCGCAGGTCTTCCAGGCGGACGCCGAGCGCCTCGGGGACGAGGGCAAGAGCCCGCTGTATGCCGCCATCGACGGCCGGCTCGCCGCGATCATCGCGGTGGCCGACCCGGTCAAGGACGGCAGCGTGGACGCCGTCAACGCCCTGCACGCTCAGGGACTCAAGGTCGCCATGATCACGGGCGACAACGCGCGCACCGCCAGCGCGATCGCCCGCCAGCTGGGCATCGATTCGGTCCTCGCCGAGGTGCTGCCCAGCGGCAAGAGTGACGCGGTCAAGGAGTTGCAGGCCACCGGGCAGAAGGTCGCGTTCGTCGGGGACGGCATCAACGACGCGCCGGCGCTGGCGCAGGCGGATGTGGGCGTGGCCATCGGGACCGGGACGGACGTCGCCGTTGAAACGGCGGACGTGATCCTGATGAGCGGCGACCTGCGCGGCGTCCCCAACGCCCTGGCCCTCAGCCGCGCTACGCTGCGCAACATCCGCCTGAACCTGTTCTGGGCGTTCGCGTACAACGTCATCCTGATTCCCGTCGCCGCCGGCGCCCTGTACCCTGCGTTCGGCACGCTGCTCAGCCCGGTGCTCGCCGCGGCCGCCATGGGCTTTTCCAGCGTGTTCGTCCTCAGCAACGCCCTGCGCCTGCGCCGCTTCCGCCCGCCCGTCCGCGCGCGCGTGGAGGGCCCCGCAGCGCCCAGTCCCGCCCTCGCCTGACCCTCACCCCTTTCAGGAGTCCTGCCATGACGAAACTCACTGTCGGTCCGTACGTCGCATCCATGAAAACCAGCCCCGCCCAGGTCCGGGACCGCCACGCGTTCCTGACCCGCGCCCGCCTCCGGGATGACGTGCCCCACGTCGCCGGCCTGCCCCTGGTCGGCCTGGGCGGCTCCTGCGGCAAACCCGCCTTCCTGCTGCCGTACCTGATCCGTTGGGATGAGGCGAACACCCAGGCCCTGGAAACCGTGGGCGCCGAGTTCGGCTGCTTCGTGGAGTACGGCGCGTACCCGCACCTGAAACTCGAAGACGGCGGGCAGGAGGTCGCGGCCGTGCAGGACTGGAGCAACATGGGCATGGTCTTCATCCGGCCCGGGTACGAGCGGGGGGAGGAGCTCCTCGTTCGCCTGCGCGACGCCCTCGCCCCGGCCGGGGGGTAAGGCCCGCGCCCCCTTGAGGGGATCGGCGTGATCACCTGCTCAGGTGACCACGCCGATCCCCGTTGTGGAGGAAAAACGGACGTGAAAGTGTGCCATTGTGGTACACTCTGACGCAAAGGAGCCCCTATGACCGCCCTGAGTGACCACCTGCTGATCGACGCCCGCAGCCCCGTGAACGGCAAGCTCGACGCCCGACGCGTGGCCAGCACGTTCGGCATGACCCTGCGCGAACTCGCGCAGGCCACCGGCCGCGATCCCAGCGGCCTGAGCAAGCACCCCACCAGCGACACGCTGCAGGACCCCCTGCACGAGCTGGAAACCATGGGGTTGCAGCTGAGGGACGTGTTCGGGGACCTCGGCGTCGGGCGCATGTGGCTGCGGGCCCCCAATCCGGTCCTCGGGGGCCGGGCGCCGATCACGTACCTGCTCGACCGGCGCCCGGTGGCCGTCCAGCGCCTGCTGACCCTGGCCGAGACGGGAATGCCCACTTGACGGACCTCCAGGCCCTCAAGCGCGCCCTGATGGGCGCGCCCGTCTGGACGCCCCCTGGCGTGCTCGACACGTACCGTACGGTGCCGCTGATGGCGCTACGCAAGTACAACCGCGATCCACTCAACACGGCCGGCTCCCTGGTGACGGGTGGGCGCTACAACGCCCCGGCGGACCTGCCGGGCGCGCACGCCACGCTGTACGTCGCCGAGAACCTCACCGTCGCGCACGCGGAAGCGCGCGCCATCACCGTCGTGACCGGCGCGGCCGGCCTGCAGATCCAGCCTGGACCGGACCAGCGCCCTCGGCTGGACATCACCGTCAAATTGCGCCTCGGCAGCGTGCTGGACCTGACCGACCCAGCGGTCCTGACCGCACTCAGTCTGGACGCGCTGGATCTCGTGCAGGAGT
This genomic interval carries:
- a CDS encoding RES family NAD+ phosphorylase — protein: MTDLQALKRALMGAPVWTPPGVLDTYRTVPLMALRKYNRDPLNTAGSLVTGGRYNAPADLPGAHATLYVAENLTVAHAEARAITVVTGAAGLQIQPGPDQRPRLDITVKLRLGSVLDLTDPAVLTALSLDALDLVQEWLPLNVDGQLALTQVLARAALDSARYDAIRYPSARYPGGRNYAVFPDRVAPADRAVHDPDNELSVFPGPTPP
- a CDS encoding CopZ family metallochaperone; the protein is MTQTELTITGMTCGHCQTSVTHALRAVPGVTDAHVNLSAGTATVHGTAQPDALIAAVLDEGYGAQVTHPK
- a CDS encoding rhodanese-like domain-containing protein, which codes for MTYQDIFTTELEGKTRHGAGLIDVREREEYAAGHIPGAANLPLSELVGREDDIGPDTVLICASGHRSSQAAAYLAAQGKTGLMNLSGGTAAWRREGRALTQGDQP
- a CDS encoding heavy metal translocating P-type ATPase translates to MTHTIELGVQGMTCASCVGRVERGLKKVDGVEDATVNLATERATVTYDPTVTTPQALLDKVKAVGYEPVLSHVDLGVQGMTCANCVGRVERALKKVDGVLGATVNLATERASIEYLPASVSPGQLKAAIRQAGYEVLEAQAGVSREDQEREARAQEVAHLRRQVLFSAVFAVPLLLLAMIPMMVPGAEDWLMGTFGHRVMGTLNWVMLALALPIQFGPGRRFYRLGWKSLRALSPDMNALVMIGTTAAFGYSLIATVAPGIFPEGTAHVYYEASGVVITLILLGKYFEALAKGRSSEAMKTLLSLQAKTARVIRNGQELEVPTDEVLVGDVIAVRPGEKIPVDGQVLSGASFVDESMITGEPVPVGKQAGAPVVGGTINQNGALTVQATKIGADTALAQIIKLVETAQGSKPPIQGLADRVVAVFVPVVLGIAALTFVLWLIFGGPGALSFALITTVAVLIIACPCAMGLATPTSIMVGTGKAAELGVLFKGGGALEGLQDVQVIALDKTGTLTKGKPELTDLVPTGGFDRAGVLRLVAAAEAQSEHPIARAIVDAARAEGAALAHPEHFEAVPGYGLEARVGGQLVQVGADRYMTRLGLDPQVFQADAERLGDEGKSPLYAAIDGRLAAIIAVADPVKDGSVDAVNALHAQGLKVAMITGDNARTASAIARQLGIDSVLAEVLPSGKSDAVKELQATGQKVAFVGDGINDAPALAQADVGVAIGTGTDVAVETADVILMSGDLRGVPNALALSRATLRNIRLNLFWAFAYNVILIPVAAGALYPAFGTLLSPVLAAAAMGFSSVFVLSNALRLRRFRPPVRARVEGPAAPSPALA
- a CDS encoding MBL fold metallo-hydrolase — encoded protein: MYFKRFYDTDLAQASYMLGCQKTGECLVVDPVRDIAQYLDEARRQKLRVTHVTETHIHADYLSGSRELARATGAKLLLSGEGGEGWQYTYDDGNQVKLHDGDRFMVGNVRIQAVHTPGHTPEHLSFLVTDTPRGDAPSMILTGDFVFVGDLGRPDLLDEAAGGQDTRFTGARQMFASLRDKFLTLPDYVQVWPGHGSGSACGKALGAVPATTVGYERALSWWGRLVEQGNEDGFTRELLSGQPDAPLYYGRMKTENRDGPALLGEVQPLAELSAEAVKAKIASGARLIDTRAKENHHAAAPVGSVNIPDGGTLETWSGWLLAPERELILLAPADRAEDLRRRLWMVGLDHVTGFIPSPEGLDTAPAQPIPVTELESHPDALILDVRAKTEYEAGHLPGARQLHAGRLPWRLDTLPRDREIIVHCQGGARSAAAASLLRAEGFDVLELAGGYDAWAKTQNT
- a CDS encoding heavy metal translocating P-type ATPase — encoded protein: MTTPDHHAHAHPHTPAVLEVNLRNCHGGSDLADLERALTQLPGVTSVHVDRTRAAAHLGYDPRRVTGADLQRHLHAAGYDCACQDAAPSAAQPGQPSVGHEHHAPADAHGHAHAATPHENPPPPGAHDHHDHAAHASMGSDEHAGHGEHMVQGMLRRFVVSVVLTVPVVLYSPIGETFGFTAMPPFGLSMAWFGLLLSTPVVWWGGWPFISAAWRALRRGEANMMTLIATGILVSWTFSVYATFALRGADVFFEAAAMLTTLSLLGHWLEMRSRFATGRAVEALLNLAPSTARVVRDGQEVDVPLEQVVVGNLLAVRPGDRVPVDGEVTGGSSYVDESMITGEPIPVAKTAGAKVTGGTVNQNGAFQFRATAVGADTALSRIVQMVQNAQASKAPAQRLADQAGKYLVFVALGSGLLAFVAWFFLGGQGVVFALTAAVSAIVIACPDALALATPTAITVGVGRGAREGVLFKNATALEATAGVDTVVFDKTGTLTEGKPALTDLIPAAGTSETDLLRLAASADQPSQHPLAEAIVKGAQDRGVEVVPPDAFDSVPGHGVQATVEGRQVLIGNRKLMDREGVALGSLPGDVDRLAADGKTAMYVAADGRALGVVAVADTIRASARQAVSALHALNVKTVMLTGDNRHTAEAVARQLGMDTVLADVLPGDKAAKITELQAQGRTVAMVGDGVNDAPALAQADVGVAIGAGTDVAVETADVVLVRSNPADVAGSISLARQVRGKIKQNLFWAAIYNLLAIPFAAGVLYPAYGILLRPEWAALLMSASTVIVTVNALMLNRVRLTSAPAT
- a CDS encoding YeeE/YedE family protein, whose amino-acid sequence is MTELLELLRSPWPWYVGGPLIGLTVPLLLWLGNKGFGISANLRHACAILLPDAAKPAFFRYDWRKERWNLMFAGGLILGGIVAGVLLGNPDPTRLSAAGVQSIQDLGVQVRPGLMPTELSDLSNPGVWLLLAVSGLLVGFGTRYGGGCTSGHAITGLSTLQSPSLIATVSFFAGGILSANLLLPTFMAVLQ
- a CDS encoding metal-sensitive transcriptional regulator, with product MTAPLPISDREAEKTKILNRLRRLEGQIRGIQKMVEEEKGCVEVMSLYASAKSALEATGDVILETYVEQCQARGEKPADLVRLLKLAR
- a CDS encoding metal-sensitive transcriptional regulator; this encodes MPEDTRKQAARRLAIARGHLDSIRRALEDPDVYCLDVLQQLKAVQGALNGAATVVLRGHLHAHVTTAAARGDATDLVDELMDVLAAR
- a CDS encoding MbcA/ParS/Xre antitoxin family protein yields the protein MTALSDHLLIDARSPVNGKLDARRVASTFGMTLRELAQATGRDPSGLSKHPTSDTLQDPLHELETMGLQLRDVFGDLGVGRMWLRAPNPVLGGRAPITYLLDRRPVAVQRLLTLAETGMPT
- a CDS encoding sulfite exporter TauE/SafE family protein, coding for MILAWIGAALIGLSLGLLGSGGSILTVPVLVYLVGEPEKLAIAESLAIVGGISLVGAVPYALKRQIDWRSVLWFGVPGVVGTFLGAALSVYLSGVAQLLLFAAVMLLAAVMMFRPAKAQPEGQSAHTRSPVKIGAEGLGVGVLTGLVGVGGGFLIIPALVLLGGLPMSLAVGTSLLIIAAKSFVGFAKYVNVLAEHNLSVNWSLIAIFTVIGILGSLLGARVGKNISNDSLKRGFAAFLVVMGVYVLATNVPKVLNPAPAAEVHVRH